A segment of the Panacibacter ginsenosidivorans genome:
AGTGCTTTATATGATTGGTAAAGTTCGGCCTGAACCCTTTTTGCTGGGCTCTTTTATCTGGTTGGTATTTATTATTTCTTTCTGGTTTATGCTGCCAAATAATATTTATAAGAAGTCTGCCACTTTCCAGGATAATTTTTTAATTGATTTCGGCAACAGTGCGGTAACCCTGCAAAATGAAAGAGGACATATGCAGTGGCAATGGGGCCAGTTCACAAAATTTATTGAAAGCCCTCATTTTTTCCATCTTTATTTTTCTGCCAAGTCTTTTTTTCTTGTTCCAAAAGATAATATGGATGATGATTTCAGGCATAACCTGCGGGGATTGCTGAATGAAAAAATTCAGCAAAATAAATAATTTATTATCCAGGCCATGTTTAGTTAAAACAGGAAATTGTATTATACTCAGTTCAACAAAGAATTAAATGCTGAAGAGTGCGACGCAACCAATGTTTAATTATTACTCAAAGTGTCTGGTATCAAGAATTGCGATTTAAAGTTCTTTTTCCATAGCAAAATGCGGTATGGTTACTTCTAAAAATTCATTGCCTGTTTTTGAATAACCAAGCTTTTCATAAAATCCAATTGCAGTTTTCCTGGCATGCATAATTAATTTTTTGTACCCGAGATCCCTTGAAATATTTTCAGCAAACTGCATAAGTACCTTGCCAATACCTTTTCCCTGCAATCCTGATATTACAGCCATTTGTCTTAATTGGATAGTGGTTTTATCTTTAGGCACAAGCATACAACATCCTTCCAGCTTGTCATCATCAAAACAACCCACATGAATATTTCCTTTCTCACTTTCCAGTTCCTCCTGTGTAAACGACAGTCCAAGCGGTTTTCTCAAAATATGATAGCGCAGGTCTACCATTTGTTTATACTCTTTTGTGCCGTAGTCGATGATTTTTACTGCCATAGCTAATGATGAGACTTCAATTTAATGATTTTTGAGTAAACCGGATATTTTAAACATCGTATTTACAAAGCATTTTATCACTTTTAAACAAAAAAAACTTAACTTATTGCTAATTGTCCAAAAATTATATTTTTGCACCCATAACAAAACATAAAACAATGTCAGACATCGCAACAAGAGTTAAGAAAATCATTGTAGATAAATTAGGAGTAGACGAAGCAGAAGTTACTACAGAAGCTTCTTTCACCAATGATTTAGGCGCTGATTCTCTGGATACCGTAGAGTTAATAATGGAGTTCGAAAAGGAATTCAACATTTCAATTCCCGATGAGCAGGCTGAAACCATTACTACAGTTGGTCAGGCTGTGACTTACCTAGAAGAACATGCTAAATAGCAAATAATCCCCGGTTAAGATATTTTTATTTAAATCCGCCATGCACATGCTTTGCACTGCGCATGGCGGATTTTCTCTCAATCTAAGGCACGTCATATGGAGCTAAACAGAGTAGTAATAACAGGAATAGGCATTATTTCACCAATAGGCAATAATCTTGATGACTATTGGAATAATCTGGTAAATGGTGTTTCTGGTGCCGGTCCAATCACACTCTATGATGCTTCCAAGTTCAAAACCCGTATTGCCTGTGAGGTAAAAGGATTCAAACCCGAAGACTATCTTGATCGTAAAGAAGCGCGCAAAGTAGATCGCTTTACCCAGTTTGGATTGGTTGCAAGTGATATGGCCATGGCTGATGCTGGTTTATCAAAGGATAATATTAACCCTGACAGGGTAGGTGTTATTTTTGGCAGCGGTATTGGTGGTGTACAAACCTTTCAACAGGAAGTGTCTGATTTTGCCAGGGGGGATGGAACGCCAAGGTTTAGTCCCTTCTTCATTCCAAAAATGATTTTGGATATTGCCTCTGGCCAAATATCTATGCGTCATAATCTTCGTGGTCCCAACTTTGCCGTGGTTAGCGCCTGCGCTACCAGCACTAACTGCATAATGGAAGCATACAATCTCCTCCGCCTGAATAAGGCAGACATTATACTTGCGGGTGGCAGCGAAGCAGCGGTTATTGAAGCGGGCATGGGTGGTTTCGTTTCTATGAAAGCCTTAAGCGAAAGAAATGATGATCCCACAACTGCAAGCCGCCCTTATGATAAAGACCGTGATGGTTTTGTAATGGGCGAGGCAGGTGGTATTATTGTAATGGAAACATTAAAAAGCGCAATTGCAAGAGGTGCAAAGATTTACTGCGAAGTAGCAGGAACAGGTGCAACAGCAGATGCCTTTCATGTAACAGCCCCTCATCCTGAAGGTCTTGGTGCACGGAATGTTATGAAAGCAGCTCTCGAAGATGCGGGTATGCGCCCTGAAGATATCGATTACATCAATACGCATGGTACCTCAACTCCTTTGGGAGACGGTGCTGAAGTAAAAGCTATTCTTGGTGTATTTGGAGAGCATGCCTATAAACTTAATATCAGTTCTACTAAATCTATGACTGGCCACTGTCTCGGCGCTGCCGGCGTTATTGAAGCTATCGCCTCTGTAATGAGTGTTGTTCATGATATAGTGCCTCCAACCATTAATCACTTTACCGATGATCCCGACATCGACTCCAGATTAAACTTCACTTTCAATAAAGCGCAGAAAAAAACTATACGTGCCGCCCTTAGTAATACTTTTGGATTTGGTGGCCACAATGCATGCGTAATTGTAAAAAAATACGTAGCTTGACCATTGTGAATTTCCTTAGAAAAATTTTACAGTCTTCGTCCAACCCATCGTTTGCAAAGCAATTAGAAAATGTGCTGGGTGTAAAGCCCGGTAATTATACGCTGTACCAAACTGCACTAAGTCATCGTTCCGTTAAAGAAGGCGCCGATGAAAATAATGAACGACTTGAATACCTCGGAGATGCAGTGCTGAGCGCTATTATAGCCGATTACCTTTTTAAAAGATATCCATATAAAGGCGAAGGTTTTTTAACCGAAATGCGCAGCAAAATGGTAAACAGGCAACAGTTAAACGAAGTTGCACTGAAGATGGGTTTAAAGAAACTTACTATGTATAATAAGTTCGATAATGCGCTTAAATCGAGCCAGATATTTGGCAATACATTAGAAGCTGTTGTTGGTGCGGTTTATCTCGATAAAGGTTACAAGAAAACACAACAATGGGTACTCAAACGCATCGTTATTCCACACTTGTTTGTTGAGGATCTCGAACTGATCGATATTAATCTCAAAAATAAACTCATTGGCTGGGCAAGCAAGAATGGTAAGAACCTTGGCTTTGAAACGGTACAGGAAAAACTGGAAAACGGTCGCCGTATTTTTACAATAGCTGCCGTGCTTGACGGCGAGATACTCTCTGAAGGAAAAGGCTTTAATAAAAAAGATGCCAGCCAGGTTGCAGCACAACTTGCTATAGAGAAGTTGGGTTTATAATTTTTGTTACCCGCCTCTGTACTTTGTAGCATCACCTGTTGTGTCACTCACTTCAACGTTCAGATCATTAATGTACAGGAAGTTCACGAGTGCGACGCAACGAAGATGCCACATGATATAATGCAGGACTTATAAAATTCTCATATACTTTTCAGTAAAGCATTTTTGTTTTCGTGCAAATGCATGATCAATTCTCCAAACAAAGTGTTTGACCATGCAAACCATTTACGCGTAAATTTTTTTGGATCGTCTTTGTGAAAAGACTCGTGCATAAAGCCTGTACCTGCATGTGTTTTTGTTAACCATTGCACGCATTGCTTTATTTCTGCGTCGTTAACGCTGGTAAGTGCACGCATAGTAATACTTAATGGCCATATCATATTCATGCCTGCATGCGGACCGCCAATACCTTCTGCAGCCGTGCCCTTGAAGAAGAAAGGATTATATGAAGAGAGCAACAATTTTCTTGTGCTTTGATAAAGCGGATCTGTTGACGAAACAGCATTCAGATAAGGCAACGAAAGAAGACTTGGCACATTTGCATCATCCATAAGATTGAAGCTGCCAAAGCCATTTACCTCATACGCATACACTCTACCCATTTGTACATGCTGGACAATTGCATATTGTTTCAGTGCATTGTTTACTTCTGTTGCAAGTTGTGTGCATTCATTTGCAAACTTATTATCTCCACTGATTTTACTGATCATTTCTGCCGCTTGTTTCAAAGAAGCAACTGCAAAAAAGTTTGAAGGAATTAAGTAAGGAAAGATAGTGGCATCATCACTTGGGCGGAACATAGAGCAGATTAGACCAACAGGTTTTACAGGATAACCATAACCACTCAGCGGCACGCCATCTGTTGCCCATGAAGTATTTCTTTGAAATATATAAGGACCTTCGCTTGTTTTTCTTTGCTGCTCTTTAAATGTTGTTACAGTTAGTTCAATTGCTTTGATCCAGTCAATATCAAAGGGGACATCATCGCCGGTAATTTTCCAATAATTATATGCAAGACGAATAGGATAACATAAAGAGTCTATTTCCCATTTTCTTTCATGAATGCCAGGCTTCATGTCGGTGATATCTGTTTGTTTCCATTCGCTGATCTTATTTTCATCTTTATAAAACGCATTGGCATAAGGATCTTTCAAAATGCATTTTGTTTGCCTGTTAATCACACCCGCAATCAACTGTTGCAGTTTTTCATCTTCTTTCATTAATGGCAGGTATGGATAAACTTGCGCACTGCTGTCGCGCAGCCACATGGCATCTATGTCACCGGTTATGACATACGTATCAGGCTTGCCATCGATCATTTCAAAATCAACAGTTGTATCAAGTGTATTTGGAAAACAATTTTCAAACAGCCAGCCTAGTTCCTGATTGGGAATATCTTTCTTGATGCGTTGAATAGCTGCTTCAACTGCTTCGCTTGTAAATTTTCTTTGCGCAAGCGGAGGTCTGTTACTTGTAAACTCGAATTTATTCTTTGCAAAAAGATTATTGCTTAATAATAATCCTGCACCAACTATGCCTGCTGATTGTAAAAAATCCCTACGTGTGTTCATGATGAATTTTTTGTAATGATCGTTACCAAATGTAAGTACAAACTATGTTGGTTATGGCGCAATCTTTCTCATTTTACATTCAAAATTTATCTCTTCTGCTCTCTGTGTATATTTGCAGCCGAATTATGAACAGGAAATCTACGCTTCATACCATATTATCTCCAGGTCTTTTAGATCTTTACGAAGTAAAAGACAGTATTGTTGTTATCATTGATGTTTTTCGTGCTACTTCAACTATTGCCACTGCATTGTATAATGGTGCGACTAAAATTATTCCCGTAGCACAAGTTGAAGATTGCATTGCTATTGGCAAAAAATTGAATGCTATTACTGCCGGCGAAAGAGATGGAAAAATAATTGAAGGATTACAGCATGGCAACTCGCCTGCAGAATATTCTGCTTCTTTTATAAAAGGAAAAACATTGGTGCTTACGACAACCAATGGC
Coding sequences within it:
- a CDS encoding YcxB family protein, with protein sequence MQLRFTYNKKKVLQALRYHFIWQPEIRILLIVVIIFDIISAVLYMIGKVRPEPFLLGSFIWLVFIISFWFMLPNNIYKKSATFQDNFLIDFGNSAVTLQNERGHMQWQWGQFTKFIESPHFFHLYFSAKSFFLVPKDNMDDDFRHNLRGLLNEKIQQNK
- a CDS encoding GNAT family N-acetyltransferase, yielding MAVKIIDYGTKEYKQMVDLRYHILRKPLGLSFTQEELESEKGNIHVGCFDDDKLEGCCMLVPKDKTTIQLRQMAVISGLQGKGIGKVLMQFAENISRDLGYKKLIMHARKTAIGFYEKLGYSKTGNEFLEVTIPHFAMEKEL
- a CDS encoding acyl carrier protein; amino-acid sequence: MSDIATRVKKIIVDKLGVDEAEVTTEASFTNDLGADSLDTVELIMEFEKEFNISIPDEQAETITTVGQAVTYLEEHAK
- the fabF gene encoding beta-ketoacyl-ACP synthase II → MELNRVVITGIGIISPIGNNLDDYWNNLVNGVSGAGPITLYDASKFKTRIACEVKGFKPEDYLDRKEARKVDRFTQFGLVASDMAMADAGLSKDNINPDRVGVIFGSGIGGVQTFQQEVSDFARGDGTPRFSPFFIPKMILDIASGQISMRHNLRGPNFAVVSACATSTNCIMEAYNLLRLNKADIILAGGSEAAVIEAGMGGFVSMKALSERNDDPTTASRPYDKDRDGFVMGEAGGIIVMETLKSAIARGAKIYCEVAGTGATADAFHVTAPHPEGLGARNVMKAALEDAGMRPEDIDYINTHGTSTPLGDGAEVKAILGVFGEHAYKLNISSTKSMTGHCLGAAGVIEAIASVMSVVHDIVPPTINHFTDDPDIDSRLNFTFNKAQKKTIRAALSNTFGFGGHNACVIVKKYVA
- the rnc gene encoding ribonuclease III, giving the protein MNFLRKILQSSSNPSFAKQLENVLGVKPGNYTLYQTALSHRSVKEGADENNERLEYLGDAVLSAIIADYLFKRYPYKGEGFLTEMRSKMVNRQQLNEVALKMGLKKLTMYNKFDNALKSSQIFGNTLEAVVGAVYLDKGYKKTQQWVLKRIVIPHLFVEDLELIDINLKNKLIGWASKNGKNLGFETVQEKLENGRRIFTIAAVLDGEILSEGKGFNKKDASQVAAQLAIEKLGL
- a CDS encoding glycoside hydrolase family 125 protein — its product is MNTRRDFLQSAGIVGAGLLLSNNLFAKNKFEFTSNRPPLAQRKFTSEAVEAAIQRIKKDIPNQELGWLFENCFPNTLDTTVDFEMIDGKPDTYVITGDIDAMWLRDSSAQVYPYLPLMKEDEKLQQLIAGVINRQTKCILKDPYANAFYKDENKISEWKQTDITDMKPGIHERKWEIDSLCYPIRLAYNYWKITGDDVPFDIDWIKAIELTVTTFKEQQRKTSEGPYIFQRNTSWATDGVPLSGYGYPVKPVGLICSMFRPSDDATIFPYLIPSNFFAVASLKQAAEMISKISGDNKFANECTQLATEVNNALKQYAIVQHVQMGRVYAYEVNGFGSFNLMDDANVPSLLSLPYLNAVSSTDPLYQSTRKLLLSSYNPFFFKGTAAEGIGGPHAGMNMIWPLSITMRALTSVNDAEIKQCVQWLTKTHAGTGFMHESFHKDDPKKFTRKWFAWSNTLFGELIMHLHENKNALLKSI